Sequence from the Neptunomonas japonica JAMM 1380 genome:
GGGTTTAGTCCTTGTTCTAGCGATGGGTGATGTGGCTATTTTTTCAATTTTTGGCAGCCCTGATTGGACCACCTTACCCTGGCTAATTTACGGTTATGCAAGTAGCTACCGCATCGCCGAAGCAAGTGCCGCATCGTTTCTTTTACTGATGCTTTGTGCTCTTTTCCTCTTTTTTCTGGAAAAACTATCTTCGCGCAGCGCTCTTCGCAAACAACCCCTAGAATACAGCCAAGCGCATAAAGGCGAAACTCATGCTTAGCATACAAAATCTTCTCCTTGAATTAGACGGCTGGCCACTGCGTTATAATATGCAGATTGAGACAGGTGAAATAGTCGCTATACAAGGTGTAAGCGGCGTTGGGAAAACCACCCTACTCAATCTAATTGGTGGGTACCAAACACCTGATAGTGGCAGTATTGAATGGAATAGAACAACACTAAACCACTTGCCAGTTGAAAAGCGTCCGGTCAGTATTTTATTTCAAGATCACAACCTCTTTGAGCATATCAGTGTTATGCATAACCTTTGTCTTGGCTTTAAAGATGAAGCGCCCTTAGCTGCGATAAAAAATGCCACACACTTTTTAGAAGTATCACAACACCTTGATAAAAAACCTGCGGCTCTTTCCGGAGGGCAACGCCAGCGTATTGCGCTAATCAGAACACTATTACGACCTGAGCCCATTGTTTTGCTTGATGAACCCTTCGCAGAGCTCGATCCTATGACGCGCGAAAAATCAGCCCTGTGGTGCAAAGAACAAGCGAAATCTAGTGGAAAAACGGTCTTGCTGGTTACACATCAAGACGAAGATGTAGAACGGATGGCAGATAGGCGTATTGTGCTTTCTTAGCTCTACAAAAGCACCTAAAAACGCAATGTTCTTAGGCGCCTAATAACCGTAACTCTTTATATAGAGCCTTGCACTTTCCAGTGCACCGTTTCACCTGCGAAAAACGGTACAATTGGTTTACCGTCAGGCAAAATAATTTCAGAAGGAATAGTCCAATCTTCACGCACTAGCGTTAATGTACCGCTGTTACGCTGCAATCCATAAAAGTCCGCGCCAAAATGGCTCGCAAAACCTTCTAACTTATCTAATGCATCTAGCTCTTCAAATACATGAGCATATAACTCAATTGCACTCCAAGCACTGTAGCAACCAGCACAACCACATGCATTTTCTTTGGCCTCTTTTGCATGTGGTGCTGAGTCTGTCCCTAGAAAGAATTTAGGCGAGCCTGTTTTTACAACATTACGTAATGCTTGTTGGTGTGTATTACGCTTTAGTACAGGCAAACAAAAGTTATGCGGTCGAACACCACCCACCAATAAATCATTACGGTTTAATAGCAAATGCTGAGGGGTAATCGTGGCAGCAACATTATCTGATGCATCTAAAACAAACTGAGCAGCATCAGAAGTAGTGATATGCTCAAAAACCACTTTTAAATTAGGAAAACGCTTAACAATATGCACCATCTTTTGATCAATA
This genomic interval carries:
- a CDS encoding ATP-binding cassette domain-containing protein — its product is MLSIQNLLLELDGWPLRYNMQIETGEIVAIQGVSGVGKTTLLNLIGGYQTPDSGSIEWNRTTLNHLPVEKRPVSILFQDHNLFEHISVMHNLCLGFKDEAPLAAIKNATHFLEVSQHLDKKPAALSGGQRQRIALIRTLLRPEPIVLLDEPFAELDPMTREKSALWCKEQAKSSGKTVLLVTHQDEDVERMADRRIVLS
- the pyrC gene encoding dihydroorotase, giving the protein MTTLTIQTPDDWHLHLRDGDMLVETVAATARCFHRAIVMPNLVPPVINAEALLGYQQRILAARPEGSHFEPLMTLFLTNQTSAEDITAAKAAGAVAAKMYPAGATTNSAAAVSQLEALYPVFEVMQEQGMLLLVHGEVTDHHIDIFDREKEFIDQKMVHIVKRFPNLKVVFEHITTSDAAQFVLDASDNVAATITPQHLLLNRNDLLVGGVRPHNFCLPVLKRNTHQQALRNVVKTGSPKFFLGTDSAPHAKEAKENACGCAGCYSAWSAIELYAHVFEELDALDKLEGFASHFGADFYGLQRNSGTLTLVREDWTIPSEIILPDGKPIVPFFAGETVHWKVQGSI